A region of Marinomonas maritima DNA encodes the following proteins:
- a CDS encoding multidrug effflux MFS transporter codes for MSLLSLQWAAEKQIKRLPEKEFIALFALMMSLTALSMDSMLPAFPNIATSLGIEDYQKTQWIVSAMIFGMMFGEIIFGPLSDAIGRKKCILFGIGIYIGGSVIALSASSIEVFLLGRVIQGFGVSGPKIASRALVRDLYKGAAMARIMSFVMMVFILVPLLAPSIGQLVMQVADWRWIFALLVFQASVAGGWLLLRQPETLTKENRIPLNRKRLIVDVRIILSRRDVMAFTVLLGCIFGGLMLHISTAQSIFQDVYQTGDRFPLYFALLAIGSSVINFSNGKIVQRVGMLRCVIAALSVLLAASFVLLMSTLYFDGVPPFVLFMGLGMIMFSCFGMVFGNVNAMAMEPLGKMAGLGTSVISSLSSFLAILFSTIVGQFYHFTVTPLASGFVIFSIMALVMLRYGHKYSQRYVEE; via the coding sequence ATGTCACTTTTAAGTTTACAGTGGGCTGCAGAAAAGCAGATAAAGCGGTTACCCGAAAAAGAGTTTATTGCGCTGTTTGCTTTGATGATGTCGTTGACGGCGTTGAGTATGGATTCTATGTTGCCGGCATTCCCAAATATCGCAACGTCTTTGGGCATCGAGGATTATCAAAAAACACAATGGATCGTGTCGGCGATGATCTTTGGCATGATGTTCGGCGAGATAATTTTCGGGCCTTTGTCGGACGCAATCGGTCGGAAAAAATGCATTCTGTTCGGTATTGGTATTTATATTGGCGGTTCGGTTATTGCGTTGTCTGCGTCGTCGATTGAAGTGTTTTTACTCGGTCGTGTGATTCAAGGTTTTGGCGTGTCGGGGCCAAAAATTGCGTCACGGGCGTTGGTTCGAGATCTTTATAAAGGCGCGGCTATGGCGCGCATTATGTCGTTTGTGATGATGGTGTTTATTTTGGTACCGCTGCTGGCGCCGTCGATCGGTCAATTAGTGATGCAGGTTGCGGATTGGCGTTGGATTTTTGCCTTGTTGGTTTTTCAAGCGTCGGTGGCGGGTGGGTGGCTGTTGCTACGTCAGCCCGAAACCTTGACGAAAGAGAATCGTATTCCGCTCAATCGAAAACGCCTCATTGTCGACGTGCGCATTATTTTGAGTCGTCGCGATGTGATGGCGTTTACGGTGTTGTTGGGCTGTATTTTTGGCGGTTTGATGCTGCACATTAGTACGGCACAATCGATATTTCAGGATGTGTATCAAACAGGTGATCGTTTTCCGTTATATTTTGCATTACTGGCGATTGGATCGTCTGTGATTAATTTCTCAAACGGTAAAATTGTCCAGCGTGTTGGCATGTTACGCTGTGTGATTGCGGCGTTAAGCGTGTTGTTGGCAGCGTCTTTTGTGTTGTTGATGTCTACATTGTATTTTGATGGTGTGCCGCCTTTCGTGCTCTTCATGGGCTTGGGCATGATTATGTTTTCTTGCTTCGGCATGGTGTTCGGTAATGTGAATGCCATGGCGATGGAGCCATTGGGAAAAATGGCGGGTCTTGGGACGTCGGTGATTTCGTCGCTATCGAGCTTTCTAGCGATTCTATTTTCGACAATAGTGGGCCAGTTTTATCATTTCACCGTGACGCCATTGGCAAGCGGTTTTGTGATTTTCTCCATCATGGCTTTAGTGATGCTTAGATATGGGCACAAGTACAGTCAGCGTTACGTAGAAGAATAA
- a CDS encoding DUF6435 family protein produces MFSFLKSDPLKKLNKEYGELLEKAMQAQRGGDIRLYSELTEQAEAVKVKIDAAQKPTV; encoded by the coding sequence ATGTTTTCATTTCTTAAGTCTGACCCTCTCAAAAAACTCAATAAAGAATATGGTGAATTACTCGAAAAAGCTATGCAAGCGCAACGCGGTGGTGACATCAGACTCTATTCAGAATTGACTGAACAAGCCGAAGCGGTGAAAGTAAAAATAGACGCTGCGCAAAAGCCGACTGTTTGA
- a CDS encoding MATE family efflux transporter, with protein sequence MTSQTSSPASLGKQLFSMTWPMMFGILSLMSFQLVDSAFIGQLGILPLAAQGFTLPIQMVVIGLQVGLGIATTAIISRALGAGNTRYAKQLGGLVMTMGSVGIAFFCVLIWFLRHPILALLSAPDSVFPVIDSYWPHWLLSAWVGALIYFYYSICRSHGNTLLPGIMMIVTSVLNLILDPIFIFTLDLGLNGAAMATTVAFSIGVLIVAPLVARKHWITFDRKDLDVAKSLASIGHIMGPAMVSQLLPPVSSMLATKLIAGFGTAAVASWALGSRFEFFSIVAVLALTMSMPPMIGRLLGEKKIDDIRVVVSISCRFILIFQLLVALATFFASGALARLMTSEAAVSDILNWHLTLVPISLGALGICMLMVSVSNALGKSYTALSISALRLFAFFLPCLWIGSEIAGLKGIFVGVLIGNVLAGLCAWRMYLRALAKVEMSIQTEKGE encoded by the coding sequence ATGACCTCCCAAACCTCTTCTCCAGCCTCGTTAGGCAAACAACTTTTTTCGATGACGTGGCCTATGATGTTTGGGATCTTGTCGTTAATGAGCTTTCAGCTTGTCGACAGTGCTTTCATTGGTCAATTAGGCATCTTGCCTTTGGCGGCGCAGGGTTTCACTTTGCCGATTCAGATGGTTGTGATTGGCCTGCAAGTGGGGCTTGGCATTGCAACGACGGCGATTATTTCTCGCGCTTTGGGTGCTGGTAATACGCGTTATGCTAAGCAGCTTGGCGGTTTGGTGATGACCATGGGCAGCGTGGGCATTGCGTTTTTCTGTGTGCTGATTTGGTTTTTGCGCCATCCTATTTTGGCATTATTGAGTGCGCCAGATTCCGTGTTTCCTGTTATCGATTCTTACTGGCCGCATTGGTTATTGAGTGCGTGGGTTGGCGCGTTAATTTATTTTTACTACAGCATCTGCCGCTCCCACGGGAACACGCTGTTGCCCGGCATCATGATGATTGTTACCAGCGTGTTGAACTTGATATTGGACCCTATTTTTATTTTCACCCTTGATCTTGGTTTGAATGGTGCCGCTATGGCCACCACGGTAGCATTCAGCATTGGAGTGCTGATTGTTGCGCCGCTGGTTGCGCGCAAACATTGGATAACCTTTGATCGGAAAGATTTGGATGTGGCTAAAAGCTTGGCATCCATTGGTCATATCATGGGACCTGCGATGGTCAGTCAGTTGTTACCGCCTGTGTCTTCTATGTTGGCGACGAAACTGATAGCAGGGTTTGGAACGGCGGCAGTGGCGTCTTGGGCGCTGGGTTCACGATTTGAATTTTTCTCTATTGTTGCCGTGTTGGCGCTGACTATGTCTATGCCGCCAATGATTGGACGCTTGTTAGGCGAGAAGAAAATCGACGACATTCGCGTTGTTGTGTCGATCTCTTGTCGCTTTATTCTCATCTTCCAGTTACTTGTCGCGCTGGCGACTTTTTTTGCATCTGGTGCGTTGGCGCGTTTGATGACCAGTGAAGCCGCCGTGTCGGACATTCTTAATTGGCATTTGACTTTGGTGCCGATTAGCCTTGGCGCGTTGGGCATTTGCATGTTGATGGTGTCGGTATCAAATGCCTTGGGCAAGTCTTATACGGCATTGAGCATTTCTGCGTTGCGCCTGTTTGCCTTTTTCTTGCCTTGCTTGTGGATTGGATCAGAAATCGCAGGCTTAAAAGGCATTTTCGTAGGTGTGTTAATCGGTAATGTACTGGCTGGGTTGTGCGCGTGGCGGATGTACTTGCGTGCTTTGGCGAAGGTTGAAATGTCGATTCAAACTGAAAAGGGCGAATAG
- a CDS encoding FAD-dependent oxidoreductase gives MSERLNNAFQFVEVDRKDPKKKPLITRKAQFVEIYKPFEEAGAKDQSHRCLECGNPYCEWKCPVHNYIPNWLRLVSEGSILEAAELCHQTNSLPEVCGRVCPQDRLCEGACTLGEGGFGAVTIGSVEKYITDTAFALGWRPDMSNVVPVNKTVAIVGAGPAGLACADVLVRNGIKPVVFDKYPEIGGLLTFGIPEFKLEKSVMTRRREIFEEMGVEFVLGTSVGDDVPFEHVLEEYDAVFLGMGTYKYMKGGFPGEDLPGVYDALDYLVSNVNHCLDFEEDEADYINLKGKQVVVLGGGDTAMDCNRTAIRQGAKSVSCAYRRDQENMPGSRKEVQNAKEEGVQFLFNRQPVEIIGDGKVEGIKVVETQMGEPDENGRRTAEIVEGSEQIIPADTVLIAFGFQASPAPWFEKFGIEVDARGRVIAPKKGKYMFQTTNEKIFAGGDMVRGSDLVVTAIDEGRKAAEGIMDFLDV, from the coding sequence ATGTCTGAGCGCTTGAACAACGCATTTCAATTCGTCGAAGTGGACCGTAAGGATCCTAAGAAAAAGCCTTTAATTACTCGTAAGGCGCAATTCGTCGAAATTTATAAACCGTTTGAAGAGGCCGGTGCAAAAGATCAATCGCACCGCTGTCTAGAATGTGGCAACCCTTATTGTGAGTGGAAATGTCCTGTCCATAACTACATTCCAAACTGGCTGAGATTAGTCAGTGAAGGCAGTATTTTGGAAGCGGCTGAGTTGTGTCATCAAACCAACTCTTTGCCAGAAGTGTGTGGTCGTGTTTGCCCACAAGATCGTCTGTGTGAAGGCGCTTGTACACTGGGTGAAGGTGGTTTTGGTGCGGTCACTATTGGTTCTGTTGAAAAATACATTACGGATACGGCTTTTGCTTTAGGCTGGCGCCCTGATATGTCTAACGTTGTGCCGGTTAATAAAACCGTTGCTATTGTCGGTGCAGGTCCTGCAGGGCTAGCTTGCGCAGATGTCTTGGTGCGTAACGGTATTAAGCCTGTCGTATTTGATAAGTACCCAGAGATTGGTGGCTTGCTGACGTTTGGTATTCCAGAATTCAAGCTGGAAAAAAGTGTCATGACGCGCCGTCGTGAAATCTTTGAAGAAATGGGCGTTGAGTTTGTACTTGGAACGTCTGTTGGTGACGATGTGCCATTTGAACATGTATTAGAAGAGTACGATGCGGTTTTCTTAGGCATGGGTACCTACAAATACATGAAAGGCGGTTTTCCAGGTGAAGATCTACCGGGTGTTTACGATGCTTTAGATTATCTGGTCTCTAACGTGAATCACTGTTTAGACTTCGAAGAAGATGAAGCCGATTATATCAATCTAAAAGGCAAGCAAGTGGTCGTTTTAGGTGGTGGTGATACCGCGATGGACTGTAACCGTACTGCCATTCGTCAAGGTGCGAAAAGCGTGTCTTGTGCGTATCGTCGTGACCAAGAAAACATGCCAGGCTCTCGTAAAGAAGTGCAAAACGCCAAAGAAGAAGGCGTGCAGTTCCTCTTTAACCGTCAGCCAGTAGAAATAATTGGTGATGGTAAAGTCGAAGGCATTAAAGTGGTTGAAACACAAATGGGCGAACCGGATGAAAACGGTCGCCGTACGGCTGAAATTGTTGAAGGCAGTGAACAGATTATTCCTGCAGACACGGTGTTGATCGCGTTTGGTTTCCAAGCCAGTCCAGCGCCTTGGTTCGAAAAATTTGGTATCGAAGTTGATGCTCGTGGCCGTGTTATTGCACCTAAGAAAGGCAAGTACATGTTCCAAACCACCAATGAAAAAATCTTTGCTGGTGGCGATATGGTTCGAGGCTCTGACTTAGTGGTAACAGCGATTGATGAAGGCCGTAAAGCCGCAGAAGGCATCATGGATTTCTTAGACGTTTAA
- a CDS encoding EAL domain-containing protein, whose protein sequence is MSSQPTNDHPIKCLSQAFSAFFRQVTIPSEHADSYRYHQFCTIARLLPLVSLATFFAAFCGWYFAWNQGNNGLLVIWTSILALIALSELIVWWLYIARPSVHHATKFTVYMLAFSIGLAGIFYAIITIHLFSLFSDHERIFLFAIVSAFLSSGGWLFASIPLVGLVWTISMSAGLIFGLTYLFGDTYFLLAALVAFYCAFLCSAIIIFSRQYLKALIAETEIENQHQTVSLLLHDFEEKATDWLWETNKKGHLRHLSQKLIEAAQSDVEKLLASPYIDIIENLLAKDEKHALDQLKTLSEALASSSNFSNVVVPVNLDCETRWWSFSAKKLMDKAQKFNGWRGVASDITNSVLREREMIKQANTDTLTQIGNRLFFNEQLAALFPKTYETGESCALLLLDLDNFKLINDSFGHAAGDALLIEASKRLHDNTPDKAILARLGGDEFAIIVPHPAQYTDIAMLSSQLQKAISQPWQYGENLIEIHASMGIAFTSQAITHIDSLLRASDLALYAAKEAGRDTVRFFDPTMEEAANHKGQILGEMRQSIFNNEFVLHYQPQLDLNTEKLIGFEALVRWKHPKRGMIPPLDFIPIAEESGLILPLGSWVLEQACLEATKWPSDTYVAVNVSAIQIERSDFLSEVKAVLQRTQLPPERLEIEITESVLMTDKTPAFNFLMGLKEIGVKIALDDFGTGFSSLSYLQNLPLDKIKIDQSFINLSDTDDKACAIIRTITQLAEALQLNTIAEGIERNGQYKLLSDLGVNSGQGYWYARPMPAEDITAFIEGEKTS, encoded by the coding sequence GTGTCATCCCAGCCTACAAATGACCATCCTATAAAGTGCTTGTCTCAGGCATTTTCTGCTTTTTTTCGACAGGTGACGATTCCTAGCGAACACGCCGACAGTTATCGCTATCATCAATTCTGTACGATCGCTCGATTATTGCCGCTCGTCAGCCTTGCCACGTTTTTTGCGGCATTTTGCGGGTGGTATTTTGCCTGGAACCAAGGCAATAATGGACTATTAGTCATATGGACAAGCATACTGGCCCTCATCGCCTTATCCGAATTAATAGTTTGGTGGCTGTATATTGCTCGCCCTAGCGTTCATCATGCCACCAAATTCACGGTCTACATGTTGGCCTTTAGCATTGGCCTTGCTGGCATATTTTACGCCATCATTACCATCCATTTATTCAGCCTCTTTTCCGATCATGAACGCATTTTTCTCTTTGCCATTGTATCGGCGTTTCTGTCTAGCGGCGGATGGCTTTTTGCCAGTATTCCATTAGTCGGTTTGGTTTGGACGATAAGTATGAGTGCCGGGCTAATATTCGGCCTGACCTATTTATTTGGTGATACTTATTTTTTATTGGCGGCGTTAGTAGCTTTCTATTGCGCATTTTTATGTTCCGCCATCATTATTTTTTCGCGACAGTATTTAAAAGCCTTAATTGCCGAAACAGAAATTGAAAACCAACATCAAACGGTCAGTTTGTTGCTCCATGACTTTGAAGAGAAAGCCACCGACTGGTTATGGGAAACCAATAAAAAAGGCCATTTACGCCACTTGTCTCAAAAGCTGATTGAAGCAGCGCAATCCGATGTGGAAAAGCTGCTAGCATCCCCTTACATTGACATCATCGAAAACTTGCTCGCAAAAGACGAGAAACACGCCCTCGACCAACTGAAAACACTTTCTGAAGCACTGGCATCCAGCAGCAATTTTAGTAACGTTGTCGTGCCAGTCAATCTTGATTGTGAGACTCGATGGTGGTCCTTTTCTGCCAAAAAACTCATGGATAAAGCTCAAAAATTTAATGGCTGGCGTGGTGTTGCTTCCGATATTACTAACAGTGTTTTACGTGAACGAGAAATGATAAAACAAGCGAATACCGATACGTTAACGCAGATCGGGAATCGCCTCTTTTTTAATGAACAGCTCGCGGCGTTGTTCCCAAAAACATACGAAACAGGCGAGTCTTGTGCATTGTTGTTATTGGATTTGGATAACTTCAAATTGATTAATGATTCTTTTGGCCATGCCGCTGGCGATGCATTGCTGATAGAAGCCAGCAAAAGACTGCATGACAATACGCCAGACAAAGCCATTCTTGCCAGATTGGGCGGTGATGAATTCGCCATCATTGTGCCGCATCCTGCTCAATACACTGACATAGCCATGTTAAGCAGCCAGCTCCAAAAAGCCATTTCTCAACCATGGCAGTACGGTGAAAACCTCATTGAAATACACGCCAGCATGGGTATCGCGTTTACCAGCCAAGCCATCACTCACATTGATTCGCTTTTAAGAGCCAGCGATCTCGCACTTTACGCCGCCAAAGAAGCCGGTCGCGATACGGTTCGTTTTTTTGATCCCACGATGGAAGAAGCCGCCAACCATAAAGGCCAGATATTAGGCGAAATGAGACAGTCCATTTTCAATAATGAATTTGTTTTGCACTACCAACCCCAACTCGACTTAAATACTGAAAAGCTCATTGGCTTTGAAGCACTAGTACGATGGAAGCACCCTAAGCGAGGCATGATACCGCCTCTCGATTTCATTCCCATTGCCGAAGAAAGTGGCTTGATTCTACCGCTCGGTTCTTGGGTGTTAGAGCAAGCTTGTTTGGAAGCGACTAAATGGCCTTCTGACACATATGTGGCAGTGAATGTCTCTGCGATTCAAATAGAGCGAAGTGACTTTTTGTCGGAGGTGAAAGCGGTCTTGCAGCGTACTCAGTTGCCACCAGAACGTTTGGAAATTGAAATTACTGAATCTGTGCTAATGACAGACAAAACGCCTGCGTTTAACTTCCTTATGGGGTTAAAAGAGATCGGCGTCAAAATCGCGTTGGATGACTTTGGGACGGGATTTTCTTCTTTGTCTTACCTACAGAACTTACCGCTAGACAAGATCAAGATAGACCAATCTTTCATAAATTTATCCGATACGGACGACAAAGCCTGCGCCATCATCCGAACCATTACGCAGCTGGCGGAGGCTCTTCAATTGAATACAATAGCAGAAGGCATTGAGCGCAACGGGCAATACAAGCTCCTGTCTGATTTAGGCGTCAATTCAGGGCAAGGCTATTGGTACGCCCGCCCTATGCCCGCCGAAGACATTACCGCTTTTATTGAAGGTGAAAAAACTTCGTAG
- a CDS encoding TonB-dependent receptor produces MLKNTILSTLFVPLVLVAEMTKAAESQDAVSDKTFLLDTVIVTAGLLDQSVQESAESAEIFDEDTIKSRAGITTVRHILETTSNVSVMDATGTAPTVRGIDGTGAAQNAIALFAGGRSRLSYEVDNRPMSFNEVAYSDISLFDVNTVEVLRGPQSTLVGRNAMAGTVNIKTNEPVFEDETILRAATGNHHTQQLSAVVNRPITKDSVAFRLAADWTEKKSSVEYKSYDGVGDPGLYESVNIRGKLLVEPDSENNARLLIGLSHSDYSGPANEVISEPYKNKVSNAVKQPQHNPVTNTASVDYSQDLNSAFQFKLNASTTDVDFTRTTVVNSTNTTIDTREYVLEPQIYYDDDKWNAVAGLYYYRAREEQFSELFSVGDLHYEDETDTLSAYTEGSLSLTDDVALSMGLRYEHESRKRNGGAYSGGVTADDFNHDKSYSELLPKVGINWHQSDNISWGAQISKGYNAGGAGWTLDSSTFAVNDYEYEEEMSWTYEVYGRQTFLEGRVSSTQNLFHSRYKNLQLAYSTTGDWGNDGAYSIVNADKVNTWGLEQGLTVLVSDQLTLSGTVALLNTNVAKFSDDTSLEGNDLVTSPTVTSSLNLDWHRDAWQASLNVRYTDSYFTYLANQPESENDAYIVTNAKASYKIGNAEWFASIDNLFDEDAVVFQRSDAGSASADSAVLLQPRTFLVGIQYQL; encoded by the coding sequence ATGCTCAAAAATACGATACTCTCAACACTATTTGTGCCGCTCGTACTGGTTGCCGAAATGACAAAAGCTGCAGAAAGTCAAGACGCGGTATCCGATAAAACATTTCTTCTGGATACCGTTATTGTGACTGCTGGGTTACTTGATCAGTCGGTACAAGAAAGTGCCGAAAGCGCCGAAATATTTGATGAAGACACCATTAAAAGCCGAGCTGGCATAACCACCGTCAGACACATTTTAGAAACAACATCCAATGTATCGGTTATGGATGCCACAGGTACCGCACCGACAGTTCGAGGGATAGACGGCACTGGTGCCGCTCAAAATGCCATTGCGCTTTTTGCTGGAGGTCGATCTAGACTAAGCTACGAAGTAGACAATAGACCAATGTCTTTTAATGAAGTGGCCTATAGCGACATTAGTTTATTTGATGTAAATACCGTTGAAGTATTGCGTGGCCCACAAAGCACGCTGGTGGGTCGAAACGCCATGGCAGGGACCGTAAATATCAAAACGAATGAGCCAGTATTCGAAGACGAAACCATTTTACGAGCTGCGACAGGCAACCATCATACTCAGCAACTTTCAGCAGTGGTAAACAGACCTATCACAAAAGATTCAGTGGCATTTCGTCTTGCAGCCGATTGGACGGAAAAAAAATCTTCGGTTGAATACAAGTCTTATGACGGCGTAGGCGATCCAGGCCTTTATGAAAGCGTGAATATTAGAGGGAAGCTTCTTGTTGAACCTGATTCAGAAAACAACGCGAGATTACTCATAGGCTTATCGCATTCTGATTATTCTGGCCCAGCTAACGAAGTGATCTCAGAACCCTATAAAAACAAGGTGTCCAACGCGGTAAAACAACCTCAACACAACCCAGTGACCAACACGGCTTCCGTGGATTACTCTCAAGACCTTAACTCCGCATTTCAGTTTAAATTAAACGCATCCACAACCGACGTAGACTTTACCCGCACTACTGTAGTGAACAGCACGAACACGACGATTGATACCCGTGAATACGTATTAGAACCTCAAATTTACTACGATGATGACAAATGGAATGCCGTAGCTGGACTTTATTATTATCGTGCACGCGAAGAGCAATTTTCAGAACTTTTTAGCGTTGGCGATCTGCATTATGAAGACGAAACGGACACGTTAAGCGCTTACACTGAAGGTTCTCTTTCGCTGACAGATGATGTCGCTCTGTCAATGGGATTACGTTATGAGCACGAATCCAGAAAACGTAATGGTGGCGCTTACAGTGGTGGCGTAACAGCGGATGATTTTAACCACGACAAAAGCTATTCAGAATTATTACCTAAAGTGGGCATCAACTGGCACCAATCAGACAACATCAGTTGGGGTGCACAAATATCCAAAGGCTATAACGCTGGTGGCGCTGGCTGGACACTAGATAGCAGTACATTTGCTGTCAATGACTACGAATACGAAGAAGAAATGTCGTGGACTTATGAAGTTTATGGACGACAAACCTTCTTAGAAGGACGCGTGAGCAGTACGCAAAACCTTTTCCATTCTCGCTATAAAAACCTTCAACTTGCCTACAGTACGACCGGCGATTGGGGTAACGATGGCGCGTACTCTATTGTCAATGCGGACAAAGTAAATACTTGGGGCCTAGAACAAGGCTTAACCGTACTCGTTTCGGATCAACTCACATTATCAGGCACCGTCGCCCTGTTAAACACTAACGTCGCGAAGTTCTCCGATGACACGAGCCTAGAAGGCAATGATCTTGTTACCTCTCCGACCGTCACATCGAGCCTCAATTTGGATTGGCACAGAGACGCTTGGCAAGCCAGTTTAAACGTCCGTTACACCGACAGCTATTTTACGTACTTGGCCAACCAGCCTGAATCTGAAAATGACGCGTATATTGTGACAAACGCAAAAGCGTCTTACAAAATAGGTAACGCTGAATGGTTTGCTAGCATTGATAATTTGTTCGATGAAGACGCCGTCGTGTTTCAGCGCTCAGACGCGGGGTCTGCCTCTGCAGATTCAGCAGTACTGCTCCAACCGAGAACCTTCTTAGTTGGCATTCAGTATCAACTTTAA
- a CDS encoding cation:proton antiporter family protein, giving the protein MEFIWILFAFACGLAVKMINLPPLIGFLLAGFLLNYVGLEPSKTLDSLANIGITLMLFSIGLKLHVKDLLKREVWASTLGHMGMSTIIFAGIALLLGTLSLPYFGLLDFKTAALLGFALSFSSTVCVMKLLEESSELKTRHGQLSLGILVMQDIVAVVFLVAATGKIPSLWALGLFGLLFIRPIINKIVDKAGHGEMLPLTGLFLALGGYELFYLVGVKGDLGALIFGILLASHSKAAEMNKSLMNFKDLFLIGFFLSIGFTALPTLSMIGMSLILTLVILVKFALFFALLTKLKLRGRTSFLSSMILSNYSEFGLIVVALSVANGWLEKEWLVVLALAVSFSFVITSVLYRNVHRLYRRNKEVIRRFESTDCLSEDIFVQPTNTDVLVVGLGRVGRGAFESLKGLVGETVAGMDADRNRINQMQTAQESVFYGDGEDADLWERLDTSSINLVLLALPAAEDTTNVAIQLRKANYTGQIAAIARYQDERDILLASGIDNVFNFYTEAGTGFAEESLALIRAQNTAS; this is encoded by the coding sequence ATGGAATTTATTTGGATTTTATTCGCATTTGCCTGCGGACTCGCTGTCAAAATGATAAATCTACCGCCATTGATCGGCTTTTTATTAGCAGGTTTTTTACTAAATTATGTAGGTTTAGAGCCGAGTAAAACGCTAGATTCTCTCGCTAATATTGGCATTACCTTAATGCTGTTTAGCATAGGATTAAAACTGCATGTAAAAGATTTACTCAAACGCGAAGTATGGGCCTCTACGCTAGGTCATATGGGAATGAGTACCATCATTTTTGCTGGCATTGCACTATTACTTGGTACGCTGAGTCTGCCGTATTTTGGCCTATTGGATTTTAAAACAGCGGCCCTGCTTGGTTTCGCATTGAGCTTCTCCAGTACCGTTTGTGTGATGAAATTACTTGAAGAGAGTAGCGAACTAAAAACCCGCCACGGGCAGTTATCATTAGGTATTTTGGTGATGCAGGATATTGTGGCGGTCGTATTTCTTGTCGCTGCCACAGGGAAAATTCCGTCTCTTTGGGCTTTAGGTTTATTCGGTCTGTTGTTCATTCGTCCAATCATCAACAAGATTGTCGATAAGGCAGGCCACGGAGAAATGTTACCGTTAACAGGGCTTTTCCTCGCATTAGGCGGCTATGAACTGTTTTATTTGGTGGGTGTAAAAGGTGACTTGGGCGCGTTAATTTTTGGCATATTGCTCGCCTCTCATTCCAAAGCGGCAGAAATGAACAAATCCCTGATGAATTTCAAAGACTTGTTTCTAATCGGCTTCTTCTTATCTATTGGTTTTACCGCTTTGCCCACTTTAAGCATGATTGGTATGAGCCTCATACTTACCCTAGTGATTTTGGTAAAATTCGCACTCTTCTTTGCGTTGTTAACCAAACTAAAACTGCGCGGCAGAACCTCTTTTTTATCATCGATGATTCTTTCCAACTACAGCGAGTTTGGCCTCATTGTTGTGGCGCTTAGTGTCGCAAATGGTTGGCTAGAAAAAGAATGGCTAGTGGTGCTGGCGTTGGCCGTGTCTTTCTCCTTCGTGATCACTAGTGTGCTATACCGCAACGTTCACCGTTTGTATCGCAGAAACAAAGAAGTCATTCGTCGTTTTGAAAGCACAGATTGCTTGTCAGAGGATATTTTCGTTCAACCCACAAATACCGATGTATTGGTCGTTGGATTAGGGCGAGTCGGACGTGGAGCGTTCGAGTCTTTAAAAGGCCTAGTAGGGGAAACAGTCGCAGGTATGGACGCCGATAGGAACCGTATCAACCAAATGCAAACCGCTCAAGAAAGCGTCTTTTACGGTGACGGGGAAGACGCAGACTTATGGGAACGATTAGACACGTCGAGCATCAACTTGGTTTTGCTGGCTTTACCTGCGGCTGAAGACACCACCAATGTCGCCATACAACTGCGTAAAGCCAATTACACAGGTCAAATCGCCGCCATCGCCCGCTACCAAGATGAAAGAGACATCTTGCTTGCCTCAGGCATAGACAATGTCTTCAACTTTTACACTGAAGCCGGTACCGGTTTCGCGGAAGAAAGCTTGGCGCTGATTCGGGCTCAAAATACAGCGAGTTAA